CACCCACCAGTAACATAATCAGGTTGTTCGGGGCGTAATAGGTGGCATAGTAATTGTCTGCCTGCTCGCGGGTGATATTCTCAAGATCCGAGGCCCAGCCCAGGACATCCCACCGATACGACGATGACTTCCAGAACATCGCCTGAAAATCTTCCTCGATCAGACCGGTCGGGGTCGATTCCAGTCCCAGGCGACGTTCCTCGCGCACCACATCCCGCTCCGAGTAGAATTCGCGGAAGATCGGCATGCGGAAGCGATCCGACTCAAGCCACATGAACAGCTCGATCTTGTTCTTGGGCAGGCGGACAAAATAGCCGGTGAAATCCTCGGATGTAAAGGCGTTCAGGAAGGCGCCGCCGTTTTTCGTATACAGCTCATCCAATTGATCCTTGATAATCAGCTCCCGCTCTTGCAGTATGAGGCTATCGAAAACAGCCTCGAGCTCTTTGTAACGGGGGGTACGGGGTTCCGCAGCGAGCATGTCATTGATCTCACCGCGGCGCAGCTTCTCGCGCATGATCCGCTCCTCGGCCCGCATCAGCACCCGGAGCGAGTCAAGCTGGTTCATGATCTCGTGGTCGCGTTTTATGTCCTTGGTGCCGATAGTCTCGGTCCCTTTGAACATCATGTGTTCAAAGAGGTGGGATATCCCGGTGATTCCGGTGGTTTCGTTGGCCGAACCGACCCGGGCGAGAATCGAGGCCATGATAGTGGGAGCGTCGTGGCGCTCCACCATCAGGACCTGCATCCCGTTGTCCAGTCGGTACTCCCGGGCGTCGATGTTCTGTGCGACGGCGTGCGATACCGGCAGGGCTGCCAGAATAGCCAGCACGGTCACATACATGGTAGGCCTGCGCATGGGTTACTCCCTGTATGGTATGATGTTATGCTGTTTAGTCATTTCAACCGACATCGTCTTTTTCGTTCTGATAGGTTACCAAAGTAACTGGTTTGCCGTCGTCAGGCAAGAGGAGGGTGCCAAATCAAGAGGTATCGACCCCGCCGTGGCGCGCTGGGCCGTGGCGGACGAGGACGTCTGCCGCGCACGGGAGTAAGCTGAGCTCCGGGTCGAGGTCGGCGATGGCATGCGCCACGCACGGTCTGGCGCTCGCACACTTGCGACCAGCCACACAACTCCCTGGAAGAGCAATCTCCGCTTGACAGAACCCTCCCCCCATGGTACCTTGCGCACAAGGTCGTACCGGTTAGGCCGTATAAGGCCGGGCCGGACGACAGCGCTGATAAAGTACAGTTGGGCCGCGCGTGGGATGGCCCGTGACGAATCTCGATGTGGTGTTAGTCATCCCGGACGGGGTAACCTGTCCGGCCGAGTTGGAGAGATCGACGCTCGTGATGTGGAACTCCCCAGAGTCTCGTAATACAAGCTCGCGTCTAAACCCGAGCGTTCTTGCCCTGATTGCCCCCAATCAACCATCGCCTCCGTACGAATCTCATTCGCTTCCCGGTATAGAACTCCTTGCTGGATCGAGCCGGCAAGTCCGACTTGAACCGGTTAACCGCCCCGCGGGGCCTAATCCCTTATAAGGAGGTTTCTTGATGATCTTCTTAATCGACCCGAATTCGGTTAAACCGCCGGTCTGCAGCACCAAGTGCTCAGCGTTCTGCGGCCGCGTCTACCCACTGTACGGTATCGACACGACCACGGTTTAGGTGGCGGTCACCGAGTTCGAAGCAACTGGGATCGTTTGCATGAGTGGGGGAACGGCTGTCCCGTTCCCCCCTGTATTTGGAGACGTATCACTCGGAAATACCGCCCGTAAGCAAGTTACTCGACTGTTGTCCCCTTAGACGGGCGTGATTCGGCTCCGGAATTCAGTATAGGCGCCGTTCGCGACCCGATAACCGCCCACAAGGGCCGAACCCACATAAGGAGGTTGCTTGATGATCTTCTTGATTGAACCGAACTCGGTCAAGCCGCCGGTGTGCAGCACCAAGTGCACCACTTTCTGCGGCAAGATCGTGCCGCTCTACGGCATCGATCCGGACCCGATCTGAGATAGGTGACAAACATTTACCCATCTTAGAGATTCGATCACGGATGGGGAGGCGGCCCCGCCGCCTTCCCCGTTCGTGAGGATTCGCAGACACTCATATTATGCCGACTCTGTCCCGATACAACTATTTTGGTCCGTGGCGCGACGGTTACTACCTGGCCTACAATGCCCGTTCAGGCGCGGTGGCGCTGCTCACCGGTGAGAACTATGTGGTCCTCCAGGCGCTGATGCAGAAGATCAGCGACCAGCAGACGGACCGGCTGAGTGCCGAGGAACAACAACTGCTGCAGCAGTTGCAGTACGGCCAGTTCGTCCATTCAGCCGATCTGCCGGAGCTGGATATGATCCAATTCGAATCCCAGCGCGCCCGGTTCGACCATTCCTCGCTCGGCTTGGTAATTGCACCGACGCTGGCCTGCAACATGGCCTGCACGTACTGTTACGAGAGCAGCCGCAAAGGGCGCATGTCTGCGGCGACCATTGACGCCACGATCGGCTTTATCGAACGCCAGGCCAAAGGTCTGAAGGAGCTGTCAATCAGTTGGTACGGCGGCGAGCCGCTGCTGGGGATGGACATTATCGAGGCTCTCACCAAACGCGTTCTGGCGCTCGAAGAACAACACGGCTTCAGATACTCATCGATGATTATCACGAACGGCTACGGTCTCGACAGGCCGACCGTAGATCGTCTGCGCGAACTCAAAGTGTATGGCGCTCAGGTGACTCTCGACGGCCCATCGACGATCCACGATCGCAAACGCCCGCTGGTCAACGGCCGACCGTCGTTCGATATCATCATACAAAACCTGCTCTACGCGGCCACAAAGATGACGATCGGCATCAGGGTCAATGTCGACAAGGAATACTCGCGCGACACGGTCGGGCAGCTCCTCGACGAACTCGAAGCTGCCGGCCTTCGCGACAAACTGAGCGTACATTTTGCCCTGATGGAGCCGGCCACTACGGTCTGCTCCAATATCAGCGAAAGCTGTTACGATACTGCGGGTTTCTCCACGGTCGAGACCGAATACTACTCGATGCTCCTCGAACGTGGTTTCCGTGTCGAGAAGCTCCCCTCGCCGACCACTGCTGCCTGTATGGCGCAGTTGATCAGCGCCTATGTGGTCGATCCCGACGGGGATTTGTACCGGTGTTTCAACTATGTCGGCGACAAGGCGCACGCCTGCGGCAATCTCACCCAGGATGCGGATTACCGTCATCCCGAGTTCCTGCGCCTCTTTACCTTCGATCCCTTCAGCAACAAACGGTGCCGCGAGTGCCGGGTGCTGCCGCTCTGCATGGGCGGCTGCCCGTCGCGGCGCCTTGACCGCGATATCACCGCCGAGCAGCAGTGCGAAAGCTGGCGGTTCAATCTGGAGCCGATGCTCGACCTGATCGCGCAGTCGCGCTTCCGGCAATCACGTCAATCCACGGAGAAGGCGGATAAACAAGTATGAGCGAGATACGTTTCTACCCCAGTTATGTCGTGTGGGAAATCACCTTTGCCTGCAACATGCGCTGCATCCACTGCGGAACGTCGGCCGGCAAAATACGTCCTGATGAGCTGACCACCGCGGAGGCGCTCGCCCTTATCGATGAGCTCGGGGGGCTCGACTGCGAACACCTGGCCCTCTCCGGCGGCGAGCCGCTTCTGCGCGACGACTGGCGCGAGCTGGCCCGTCGCTCCAAACAGAACCGGATTCGCACCTACATGATCACCAACGCCTTCGCGGTAACGCCCATGATCGCGGACGACATGGTCGAGGTCGGCCTGGACAAGGTCGGCGTCAGCTTCGACGGTGTCGAGAAGACCCACAACTATATCCGCCAGCGCGACGACAGCTACGCGCGAGTGATGAAAGCGTTCGACCTCTTCCGCGAGCGCAACATGTATTTCGACGCCGTCTCCCAGGTTTCCAATATCAATATCGGCGAGCTCGACGAGATGAGAGAGATCCTGATCGACCGCGGCGTTCGGAACTGGCGCATCCAGATGACCACCACCACCGGCCGCATGCGCTGCCTGAGTGATCTGGTTCTCTCGCTGCCCAACTACTCCCGGCTGGTCGACAAACTGATCGAGTTCCGCGGCCGCGACGGCATCCGGATCGACCCGGGCGAGAACATCGGCTACTACGGCTGCAAAGGAACCGAGCTGCTTAATGGCGGCATATATCTCGGCTGCTACGCCGGAGTACGGGTCGCCGGTATCGAATCCAACGGTGCGGTCAAGGGCTGCCTGTCCATGCCGGAGGAGTTCGTCGAGGGGAATATCCGCGATTCGTCGTTTACCGCTATCTGGAACAACCCCGCCGGGTTCGCTTACAATCGCCAGTTCACCCGGAGATCGGCCGGCGGGCCTTGCCGTGATTGCCGCTACCTGCCGCTCTGCCGGGGCGGCTGCACGACCACGTCGTTCTCCCAGACCGGGGAGCGCGCCAATAACCCTTACTGTACCTATCGGCTCGAGATGGAAGAGGGTATCAAGCCGCCCGAGGATGAGCCGTATATCGCCGAGGTATTGGCGCGGTTCGATGATAAGCAGAATCCTGAGCCGCTGGAGGGGCAGGTCACTCCTGATTGCCCGTCATAACAGAACTCCGTCAGAGGCCCCACGTGACTTGCGCCCGCGTGTCCCCGCACGGTAGAATGGCGGTGTGAGGCGAGTCTCGACCATGACGTCCATCCTGCCCAAGATTAGACGCCTCTGGTTCTACCTGCGGCCGTACTGGCACCTCCAAGTGCTCATGTTCCTGGTCATGTGCATTCTGGCGGGTTTGATCATCGCCCTGCCCATTGCCATCCAGTACATGATCGATGCGCTCATTCCCAATCTAATCGCCTCGCGCATTACTGGTGTCACGCTCCAGCCGGTGGTTCTGTTCAGCCTGTTTCTTGTCGCGGTCTTCCTCGCCGATGTGTTCTTTTCCTGGCTGCGCGACTACCTCGCAGGTTACGTAGGCGCGCGCATCATTCGTGATATGCGCTCTCAACTGTTCGGTCACCTCGAGCGGCTCTCCCTCAAATTTCACCAGGAACATCAGACCGGCGAGATCATGTCGCGGCTGTTGTCCGATGTCAGCCGGATTCAGGAGCTGCTTGCATCCACGAGTCTCGTGTTCATCACCAATGTGCTGATG
The DNA window shown above is from Candidatus Zixiibacteriota bacterium and carries:
- a CDS encoding SPASM domain-containing protein, yielding MPTLSRYNYFGPWRDGYYLAYNARSGAVALLTGENYVVLQALMQKISDQQTDRLSAEEQQLLQQLQYGQFVHSADLPELDMIQFESQRARFDHSSLGLVIAPTLACNMACTYCYESSRKGRMSAATIDATIGFIERQAKGLKELSISWYGGEPLLGMDIIEALTKRVLALEEQHGFRYSSMIITNGYGLDRPTVDRLRELKVYGAQVTLDGPSTIHDRKRPLVNGRPSFDIIIQNLLYAATKMTIGIRVNVDKEYSRDTVGQLLDELEAAGLRDKLSVHFALMEPATTVCSNISESCYDTAGFSTVETEYYSMLLERGFRVEKLPSPTTAACMAQLISAYVVDPDGDLYRCFNYVGDKAHACGNLTQDADYRHPEFLRLFTFDPFSNKRCRECRVLPLCMGGCPSRRLDRDITAEQQCESWRFNLEPMLDLIAQSRFRQSRQSTEKADKQV
- a CDS encoding radical SAM protein; amino-acid sequence: MSEIRFYPSYVVWEITFACNMRCIHCGTSAGKIRPDELTTAEALALIDELGGLDCEHLALSGGEPLLRDDWRELARRSKQNRIRTYMITNAFAVTPMIADDMVEVGLDKVGVSFDGVEKTHNYIRQRDDSYARVMKAFDLFRERNMYFDAVSQVSNINIGELDEMREILIDRGVRNWRIQMTTTTGRMRCLSDLVLSLPNYSRLVDKLIEFRGRDGIRIDPGENIGYYGCKGTELLNGGIYLGCYAGVRVAGIESNGAVKGCLSMPEEFVEGNIRDSSFTAIWNNPAGFAYNRQFTRRSAGGPCRDCRYLPLCRGGCTTTSFSQTGERANNPYCTYRLEMEEGIKPPEDEPYIAEVLARFDDKQNPEPLEGQVTPDCPS